Below is a window of Salvelinus namaycush isolate Seneca unplaced genomic scaffold, SaNama_1.0 Scaffold275, whole genome shotgun sequence DNA.
ACTCAATGACATTAAATTAACGTTTATGATAAGGATATCTACAGACATTCTCCAGTAAAATTAGCATGCAAAACTACGACACGCACCTGGCATTTGCAGAAGAAAGTACCTGTCCACCTCGACATACATTTTTCACACCAGAATAACACGCTTTGACAGCTTTTGATAACATTTTCCTCCGTAACGTTACCGCTTTTCCGCAACTGACACAACAAAAGTGAATGCGTTTCTTCTCTAGTATTTCAAGGGTAGGCTACGGTCTCATTTGTTGAATTTGCTGCCATCTACTGGGCGGCGGTAAGGCCAGCTGAATGAACATATTACATCAGATTTTACACATTCCAAACATAATGGATGATatccagtgcattcggaaagtattcagaccccttcacgttttccacattttgttacgttacagccttattctgaaaattctgaaattagaaaaaaaaattctgaaatcACGGCTCATATGCTAAGTGGGATCCTTGAGATGACCCTAGAGTTCGATGTCCCAAGGAACCCACTTAGCATTGACTGACATGGATGTTGCATTGGTTTCATCCAGGTTTGTTTGACAGTGATTGACTGCAAACGTATTCATTCATTCCATCCACAACATAAGACTTCTGATCGAATTATCTCAGGAATCCATAATAAATCAACTAACTTATCTTCATTGGACCTAATGCATCATTGATAGGTATTCTGACAACGGATCAAGTTCCTGAAAATGTGTCAAACAGTTGATGGAAGAAAAGTTATTTTGTAATGTCTTATTCAGTCTTCCTCTTTGATCCCACTAACTTACTGTTGCAACATGTTACTATAGAGATTCAGCTGTGTCTTCTTTCAGTCAACAGGTGAGGTGAGTTGTTCACATTACCTAAATATAGTTTTTGTGTGTATATAGGGTTTtcagggtttctctttatttgtactactttctacattgtagaataaatgtgaagacatcaaaactataaaataacacatatggaatcatgtagtaaccaaaaaaagtgttaaattaaaatatatttgagattcttcaaagtagccaccctttgccttgatgacagctttgcacactcttggcattctttcaaccagatttccctggaatacttttccaatactcttgaaggagttcccacatatgctgagcacttgttggctgcttttccttcactctgcggtccaactcatcccaaaccatctcaattgggttgaggatgggttattgtggaggccaggtcatctcatgcagcacaacatcactctccttcttggtcagatagcccttacacagcctggaggtgtgttgggtcattgtcctgttgaaaaacaaatgatagtcctactaagtgcaaaccagatgggatggcgtatagctagccatttcacatccgttacactcacccccctttcaacctcctccttttccgcagcaaccagtgatccgggtcaacagcatcaatgtaacagtataactttttagtacgtcccctcgccccgacacgggcgcgaaccagggaccctctgcacacatcaacaacggtcgcccacgaagcatcgttacccatcgctccacaaaggccacggcccttgcagagcaaggtgcacactacatctaggtttcagagcaagtgacgtaactgattgaaacgctactagcgcgtacccgctaactagctagccatttcacatccgttacatattgcacttacgtttgtagcttcacggttgtttcgttataagtgttcgtttcgtgtttcactcgtctcaaataagagatgtatttttcacacgctgcgccttggtccactcattatcctcaagacgatcgtgacattactacataattccataagtgttatttcatagttttgatgtcttcacttttattctacaacatagaaaatagtaaaaataaagaaaaaccctggaatgactggtactgtaaatgtgATGAGTTTTCAGCATATTTCAGAGATAagatacccagcctaatgttGGTTATCAGTCAAAAAATACCTGATGAGAAATTATGATATTTGCccttgtaacgctcgtcgttggaatgagaagaggaccaaagcgcagcgtggtaagtgttcatcattatatttattaaacggagaacactaaacaaaataacaaaagagaccgcaacgaaacagttctgtaaggtgacagACACataacagaaaataatcacccacaaaacacaatgacaaacaggctacctaaatatggctcccaatcagagacaacgaccgacacctgcctctgagaatcatactaggccaaacacatagaaatagaacaaaacatagaaaaaacaacatagaatgcccaccccaactcacgccctgaccaaaccaaaataaagacataaaggaactaaggtcagaacgtgacagtacccccctcccccccaaaggtgcggactctggccgcaaaacctgaacctataggggagggtttgggtgggcatttaccgcggtggcggctctggagcgggacgaggaccccactccaccatagtctcggcccacttctgtgacaccttaggagcggcgaccctcgtcaCCGACCCTGGATTGGACACCCTAGTAAAGGGCACccctggactgaggagcgcctctggactgacgggcggctcaggcgcctctggaccgaagggcggctcaggacagacgggcggcccaggcggctcaggacagacgggcggctctggcctggagagagaacctggagggaggagacggagagacaacctggtgcgtggggctgccacaggacccaccaggctgaggagacctacaggaggcctggtgcttggaggaggcaccggaaggaccgggctgtgggggagtactggagctctggtgcacagccttggcaccactcccccaggctggatgactactctagcccggaccctccagagtacaggcacaggttgaaccgggctgtgggtgagcactggagatctagtgcatactacgcgcacctctcccttaggatAAGCGAAAGAGCTTCAGATATAGAAGCACCCGATTAGCCACCAATCACCCCATTAAAAGGTGTAAAATCCACATTCACCATATGAATGGTGTGATTGGTAAGATGTTTCCACCTTTTAATGGGGTGATTGGTAAGATGTTTGCACCTTTTAATGGGGTGGTTGGTAAGATGTTTGCACCTTTTAATGGGGTGGTTGGTAAGATGTTTCCACCTTTTAATGGGGTGGTTGGTAAGATGTTTCCACCTTTTAATGGGGTGGTTGGTAAGATGTTTCCACCTTTTAATGGGGTGGTTGGTAAGATGTTTCCACCTTTTAATGGGGTGGTTGGTAAGATGTTTGCACCTTTTAATGGGGTGGTTGGTAAGATGTTTCCACCTTTTAATGGGGTGGTTGGTAAGATGTTTCCACCTTTTAATGGGGTGGTTGGTAAGATGTTTCCACCTTTTAATGGGGTGGTTGGTAAGATGTTTCCACCTTTTAATGGGGTGGTTGGTAAGATGTTTCCACCTTTTAATGGGGTGGTTGGTAAGATGTTTCCACCTTTTAATGGGGTGGTTGTAGTCTAATCGGGTGCACCCGCAGTCACACGCTATTGCCAAGGTCTGAGTAACCTAGATAACGTCAAAGTTAGGTTAAACCAAGCCAAGAATTAAACAAAGCAACCATTAAATCAATCAGGATAGTCAGCTTCATGAATAGGGAGTATGTATAGCTGAGTTAGTATGGACTCAAACCctctagcaagctagctaactaagcGTAACTAGCTATTTCTGGTTCAGTGTTCCCAAGGTGACTGTGTCCCAGTTTCGCATTAGCGGGTCAACAGACAATGTTGaatataactagctagctatattttgctTGCTGACTAACGTTACATGACAACATTGTAAAACTAAAATATGTTTATGCATAATTTTGATGAATTCAACACTATTCTCCATAGAAACCATAAACAACGTATGTACTGCTCAAAACAACGTATCTGGCACTTGCAGTAGAGAGTATCTGTCCACCTCGACATACATTTTTCACACCAGTTAAACACGTTGACAGCTTTCGAGAACATTTCCCCGTGTAACACTTTTACCCAACTGACACAACAAAAGTGAATGTGTTTCTTCAAGAGTAGGATACAGCCGCATCTGTTGAATGTGCTGCCATCTACTGGGCGGAGGTAAGGCCTGCTGAATGAGCCGACGACATATTTTCTCTGCCTACACATTACATACGTAACGGATGATATATCCTAGGGTAGTATGAGATTTGGGCTTCAATAATCCAATAAGATTTTTAACAAAACtttttaatttgttattttattcaAAACCCAATATGTTTTGTGTTACATTGAAAAGTCAAAATTTCCCTCAggttattaaaaaaatatttaacctttatttaactaggcaagtcaggtaagaacaaattcttatcccCCATCAGTGTGGGATTTGCTATTCTCTAATCCAGTGAGATTGTGAACTAACCTTTTGAATTGGTCATTTCATTCAACAGCAAGTATGTACCAAAATAGAATATGTTTTACAGTGGATTTTAGAGTGGGCTAACATACATTTTCTGCAGTACAAAAATGCTTTGATATAGCCACTCTCGATATGTTGTTTGATGATACTTCAATACCCATGTATGGATAAATGGCACGGCTGTATGGGACTAGTCAAACATGGTAGATGCTAAGTGAGATCCTTGGGTTTCTGAAGATGTGTCAAACAGTCGATGGAAGAAAAGTTATTTGTAATGTCTTCAACCTTCCTATTTTCATCCCATTAAAGGCTCATTGCAGTCAAAACCGTCACTTTCCTGTATTATATATTTATACACTATGAGGTTggtataatactgtgaaattgtgaaaatgatgataatgcccttttagagTAAGAGCTGTTTAGATCAGAAAGCCTTAagtttcagcctgttttggtgggatggagtttagtTAATAAACCAGTAACAGAGTTCCAAAACTCTCTGCCAATAAATGCTAGTTTTCAGCCCCCCCATTGAAAACAATAATAACAACGgttgcattgggcctttaacttACCATTGCAACATGTAACTGTAGATTCAGCAAATTGTGTTCTTTCAGTCAACAGGTGACAGTAGTTCACATGTTTCATATAACTACATGTTTATGAAAAAATCTGCTATGATATATGATGTATTTCATTGAAGGTGTATTTATACACTTTAGACAGAGGATACACACACCTTAATATTCCTGTCTTGTCTTTTCATGGAGGACACCTCTAAAATAGTACATCCTCACAAGCTCAATGAAGAAGACCAAGAATCAAGCCAGGTGGGGGATGTACTTTTGGAAAAGTTTATTCTGAaacgacagagtgaaaataaataTAACTGATGGGGGAGGGGCTTGGCGGCCAATCCACAATCTTTTCCAGCCAGCATTGCCGGCAAGATGATGATGACATGAGGTGGGCGGGGCAGAGGGTACAACCCCCCCACTTGATGAGTGGTCACCGTCCCACCCCAAGTGGAGAAACATGCCCCAGGTGGAGGCGAGGCGAGGGTCGTCATCTGACAGCGGAGAGGGAACTTCCGTAGAGAGGAGTGAGGAGTTGAAAAGTTGACGGACGAAAATAAAACAGACACAGAATGGCTTTTCGACATCCCATTATAGTCCTTTTCTTTCCTAGGTTGGTCTTTAGAAAAACAGTCCTGACACCATGGGGTCTGGGAGATAGATAAGCTTTGGTTGCCGCAGCACTATCTTACACAGACAGGACGTGCTTGACAAAAGCTGTGGGGAGAACAGAGAGGACGCATAAGTACAGGAGCAAGAGACCTAAATaataaaatcatataaaaaaaCATACAAATTTATAAAATCATTTGATAAACATCAATTTGATCAATTTAAATAAGAGTACAAATATTTTAATGATAGTGTTATTAAAACATGATCTGTGCAGGATCCAGGGTATTTGCTCTTTAGAGGTTGAACAAGACTTGCCCTCATAGTTGATGCTGCCGTTTTCGTCCTCCTGACCTATAAGGAGGGAATCAATCTCGGTCTCGGACATCTTCTCACCTAAGAGGGACCAACAACGAGCCAGTcaggaaaacacacacatcctGAATGCAAAAATCAATCCCAACACACCCTACACCCTAagcacttgtgtagatctgagacGGTTAGACAGGTGTAAGCAATCTGTCAGTAGTGTACCTAGGGTGTAGGGTGGCCAGGGGATTGATGTCACCCAGCCAAGCAGACTTTTTAGCTggctaacccctaaccctctgCCCAGTCAGTGCTGTACGGTAACGTGTCTAAGTGTATCGACTCCACTCACCCAGTGTGCCCAGCACGATGCGCAGCTCAGCCCCAGACACGGTGCCGTTGCCCTCCTTGTCGAAGACGCGGAGACCCTCAACGTAGTCATCAAGGGTACCCTTCACTATTTTATCGACTTTTTCCATCATGGGCATGAAATCGGCGAAGGCCAGCCTCTTGTTGGCCATATCTGACACGACGAAAGAGAAGAGATCGACGTTAGTCACACACGGTAGGGTGGTCCATCTATAGCCTTCCACTGCTTGTTTTCATACGGTCACATCGTGCACACCACGTCAATGACAAACATTAGTGTCTCGCTAGTGACGGTCGTTACATCATTCTTATTTTATAGAATCAGTCTTTCAACCAGACAACAAAATTAACATTCATATCATTACCAGATGTGGGTTCAAAGAGTATTTGTTTTTTTCAAATACGTGGAGTGTTTGATCAAGACCACCTGGAGGGCCAGATGGGGGAGGGATttacacttttgggactattccatccCCGGGGCCACATTCAGTAGTGCAAACGTATGTGGGACTTTGCAATGTCATGACTAGAACAGACATCATTACTTATTCTTCAGGAGTAGAGAGGCCTGTTTGGTCTTCATACTACATTTATACCTGAACGTATCATAACGTTCTCACAACATTCTCACAACCAATCGCTATAGGAGTAGTGGTGGTCTCACCATCGGGGGATGGTTTTCCCAGGATCACTGCAACCTCCTTGTTCTGGGGGTTCTGTCCCAGGGCGCGCATGATATCAGCCACCTGGTTGTATCCAATCATGCTGTCACCGACTCTGTCGAAGAGCCCGAAAGCCTCTTTGAAGTCTGGAGGGCGGAGGGAAACGCAGAAGAGTTACGATGAGTTGGATGAAGACAAGCGGAAAGTGTGCACAAACATACAATAACCTGACAACTCTCTTGTTCACACTCAAAATGTTTCAATAAATCAAAGTTGTAATATTTTAGTTATTGAAAGGGACGAAAAGGAGCTTGGTCGTTATTAGTCATTTTGTTTTGTGAACCAACTGCAAAACAGACCAGATATTTGTTCAATACTTCTAGTAAAACTACACGCAATCAATGACACAATGTTCACCGTTCTCGTAAAAGTTCATTCTAAATGCAGCACTGGAGAATGGTGAGACACGACATGTCTCATGTTGCCGTGCAGCAGATTCAAAGATGGCGACCGCTCAATTCCTCCCTCATTGTCCCCTGAATAATTATCAACTGTAGAGGTGCAGAAAGGTAGCATGGCAGGCGGGTCACTATTTATATGGACTCCACTGTGAATCCCAATTGAAAGTGATCCAACAGATTACTGGCCTTATGTGATTTCCGAAGGCAGCAGCTGCCCCCCACCCTCACCCCCCCTACAAGGCCCGCTGGCGTTTGGCATTTAGAACCACCGACTGACAATCGATACGCCCTAAGAAAGTAACCCATGCCATATACGGGCACGGACGTTTCCTCCTGCCCGGCTCGGTTTAAACATAAGAATGCTGACTCCGGAGTAATCTACACATGCTAGCATAGGGCCCGCCTGCATTCCTGCAGCACCCAGGCTAGCTGCTCCTCCAGCCAATGGGGCCCGCCTGCATTCCTGCAGCACCCAGGCTAGCTGCTCCTCCAGCCAATGGGGCCCGCCTGCATTCCTGCAGCACCCAGGCTAGCTGCTCCTCCAGCCAATGGGGCCCGCCTGCATTCCTGCAACACCCAGGCTAGCTGCTCCTCCAGCCAATGGGGCCCGCCTGCATTCCTGCAGCACCCAGGCTAGCTGCTCCTCCAGCCAATGGGGCCCGCCTGCATTCCTGCAGCACCCAGCCTAGCTGCTCCTCCAGCCAATAGCAATTTCTCTAGTCTAGAGTATGCAAAAGCAGTGGATTCTTTAGGAAACACTTTATAATAACTTTTATTACATTATAAATGGttataaatgtttacaaataatgaaaaaacatttgtttattaatGCTTATTTATGAAAGTTGATAAAGTTTTACCAATTTGTTCTAATAGCGACTTGTCTGATAAGATAACACCTATAcaataattgtattgtataagaTGACATACAGGAATTGTATATGGTTTTAAGAACAGTGTGTTAATGATGTGTCCAGTATAAGAGAGTGTACATACCACTGGACTGTACATACCACTGGACTGTACATACCACTGGACTGTACATACCACTGGACTGTACATACCACTGGACTGCCACTGACTGACG
It encodes the following:
- the LOC120039488 gene encoding myosin light chain 3, skeletal muscle isoform-like; translation: MADAAPAPAEASGASAFTADQIEDFKEAFGLFDRVGDSMIGYNQVADIMRALGQNPQNKEVAVILGKPSPDDMANKRLAFADFMPMMEKVDKIVKGTLDDYVEGLRVFDKEGNGTVSGAELRIVLGTLGEKMSETEIDSLLIGQEDENGSINYEAFVKHVLSV